A genomic segment from Fusarium fujikuroi IMI 58289 draft genome, chromosome FFUJ_chr04 encodes:
- a CDS encoding probable maltose permease (MalP): MFGSGKAASDNGSSKDEIVLLPVQAKSGILRVTEIETKVHDPDHQTNAPIPDPTFDLPDNHPNKNAIEVLWLPRGSHSSDDTGEKVRRALNNEKEMTILGCCKQFPKAIFWSLLLFLTVVMEGYDKSLVAGFVAFPAFRRRYGEEFDTPNGPIYEISPLWQTALQVSAIACEVLGLLLHGWVTYSIGYKKMMLISLAWMCLAVFPAFFAHNIAVLVASQALCGISWGVIQTLAATYAAEVVPSAIRACLLSMTNMCWVIGQLLGTGILKSLVHNNSEWSYRIPFALQWAFAIPLLIGITFAPESPWWLIRRERKVEARHALQRLTKQSQLDIDDTIAVMEHTNRIERKLNYGGSSYLDLFKGANLRRTEICCMVWSVQALCGWILTGYAPYFLEQAGFDSSKSFSMSTGMYGMALVGGMISWFLLSHIGRRKLYLTGLVAAVVMLTLGGILSVVLNGQKGLNWSLGAILITTTFLYNLSIGPTCYVIVAEIPSTRLRVKTIALARVVYNIFMIINNVIVPQMLNPTAWNMQGKSCFVYAGTAFLCLIYCYFRLPETKGLSYLELDMLFEKGAPTAKFKELQQRLANSAYLTVDRAERMRNAWHGWLTYS, from the exons ATGTTCGGCTCTGGTAAAGCAGCCTCGGACAATGGTAGCAGCAAGGACGAGATAGTCCTGCTGCCAGTCCAAGCAAAGTCCGGCATCCTCCGCGTCACAGAGATCGAGACAAAAGTACACGATCCAGACCACCAGACCAACGCTCCCATCCCAGACCCGACGTTTGACCTACCAGACAACCACCCCAATAAAAATGCCATCGAGGTACTATGGCTTCCCCGCGGGTCGCACAGCTCCGACGACACGGGCGAGAAAGTCCGTCGCGCGCTGAacaatgagaaggagatgaccATCTTGGGATGCTGCAAGCAATTCCCCAAAGCCATCTTCTGGTCGCTGTTGCTCTTCCTCACTGTTGTTATGGAGGGCTACGATAAGAGTCTTGTCGCGGGATTCGTCGCATTTCCTGCATTTCGACGACGATATGGCGAGGAGTTCGATACGCCGAATGGACCGATTTATGAGATCTCGCCGCTATGGCAGACGGCGCTTCAAGTCTCGGCTATTGCATGCGAGGTCCTTGGTCTGTTGCTTCACGGTTGGGTAACATACAGCATTGGCTAtaagaagatgatgttgatcaGTCTTGCTTGGATGTGTCTCGCTGTCTTCCCGGCGTTCTTTGCTCACAACATTGCTGTGTTGGTGGCTTCTCAGGCTCTTTGTG GTATCTCATGGGGTGTCATCCAAACACTCGCAGCTACATACGCCGCCGAGGTTGTCCCCTCAGCCATCCGTGCCTGTCTTCTCAGCATGACCAACATGTGCTGGGTCATCGGTCAACTTCTCGGCACTGGTATCCTAAAGTCTCTCGTCCACAACAACTCAGAGTGGTCTTACCGTATCCCCTTTGCTCTTCAATGGGCCTTCGCCATCCCCCTCCTTATTGGCATCACCTTTGCCCCGGAAAGCCCATGGTGGCTCATCCGTCGTGAGCGCAAGGTCGAAGCGCGTCATGCTCTGCAGCGCTTGACTAAGCAGTCTCAGCTCGATATCGACGACACCATCGCTGTCATGGAGCATACTAACCGTATCGAACGTAAGCTCAACTACGGTGGTTCGAGCTATCTTGACTTGTTCAAGGGTGCCAACCTTCGACGAACTGAGATTTGCTGCATGGTTTGGTCTGTGCAGGCTCTTTGCGGTTGGATCTTGACTGGCTACGCTCCTTACTTCCTTGAGCAAGCCGGTTTTGACTCTTCCAAGTCCTTCAGTATGTCTACTGGCATGTATGGTATGGCCTTGGTGGGAGGCATGATCTCTTGGTTCCTCCTGTCTCATATCGGTCGTCGCAAGTTGTACCTCACTGGCCTTGTCGCTGCTGTCGTTATGCTCACCCTTGGTGGTATTCTCTCCGTCGTTCTCAATGGCCAAAAGGGTCTCAACTGGTCCCTTGGAGCTATTCTCATCACAACAACCTTCCTGTACAACCTCAGTATCGGCCCAACATGCTACGTTATCGTCGCCGAGATCCCCTCTACCCGTCTCCGCGTTAAGACTATCGCTTTGGCTCGAGTTGTCTACAACATCTTcatgatcatcaacaacgtcaTCGTTCCCCAGATGCTTAACCCTACTGCTTGGAATATGCAAGGAAAATCATGCTTTGTCTACGCCGGTACAGCTTTCCTTTGTCTCATCTACTGTTACTTCCGTCTGCCTGAGACCAAGGGTCTGTCGTACCTTGAGTTGGATATGTTGTTTGAGAAGGGGGCGCCTactgccaagttcaaggagttGCAGCAGAGACTTGCGAATTCTGCATACTTGACAGTTGACAGGGCAGAGCGTATGAGGAATGCTTGGCACGGATGGCTCACATATTCATAA